In one Halosimplex halophilum genomic region, the following are encoded:
- a CDS encoding amidohydrolase, whose product MSQPSRERLVELRREFHRKPEPAWREFWTTARVVEELESMDVDDILVGPEVLAEGERIAVPDDEELERWYRQAEEAGANPETLEKLRGGYTGAAATLERGDGPTVALRVDIDGLPREESTDDEHRPAREGFRSEHEGTMHACGHDAHATIGLGVLEAVADSDFEGTLKVLFQPAEETIGGGKPMAESGLLDDVDYLLAVHIGLDHPTGEVVAGVGGFLAVHQFRADFSGESAHAGARPGSGRNAVQAMAAAVQNLYAIPRHGDGATRVNAGKVGGGTATNVVPEQAHVEGEVRGETTELMEYMRERARSVLDGAATMHGCEVDVTPEGEAPGAESDPVVVDVVETIAGRTGGVDSVVRNDDLGGSEDATVLMNRVQERGGRAAYVGVGTDHPGGHHTATFDVDEDSLAVGVDVLSETVRALARDRP is encoded by the coding sequence ATGAGTCAGCCGAGCCGCGAGCGCCTGGTCGAGTTACGCAGGGAGTTCCACCGCAAACCCGAACCAGCCTGGCGGGAGTTCTGGACGACAGCTCGGGTCGTCGAAGAACTCGAATCGATGGACGTGGACGACATCCTCGTCGGCCCCGAGGTCCTCGCGGAGGGCGAGCGCATCGCCGTCCCGGACGACGAGGAGCTGGAACGGTGGTACCGGCAGGCGGAGGAGGCGGGCGCGAACCCCGAGACGCTCGAAAAACTGCGCGGCGGGTACACGGGCGCCGCGGCGACGCTCGAACGCGGGGACGGCCCGACGGTCGCCCTGCGGGTCGACATCGACGGGCTCCCGCGGGAGGAGTCGACCGACGACGAGCACCGTCCCGCCCGCGAGGGCTTCCGCTCGGAGCACGAGGGCACGATGCACGCCTGCGGGCACGACGCCCACGCGACCATCGGGCTCGGCGTGCTGGAGGCGGTCGCTGACAGCGACTTCGAGGGGACGCTGAAGGTCCTCTTCCAGCCCGCCGAAGAGACCATCGGCGGCGGGAAGCCGATGGCCGAGAGCGGCCTGCTGGACGATGTCGACTACCTGCTCGCCGTCCACATCGGGCTCGACCACCCGACCGGCGAGGTGGTCGCGGGCGTCGGGGGGTTCCTGGCGGTCCACCAGTTCCGCGCCGACTTCTCGGGGGAGTCGGCCCACGCCGGCGCGCGGCCCGGGTCGGGGCGCAACGCCGTCCAGGCGATGGCCGCCGCGGTGCAAAATCTCTACGCGATCCCCCGCCACGGGGACGGCGCCACGCGGGTCAACGCCGGGAAGGTCGGCGGCGGGACCGCGACGAACGTGGTCCCCGAGCAGGCTCACGTCGAGGGCGAGGTCCGCGGCGAGACGACGGAGCTCATGGAGTACATGCGCGAGCGGGCCCGCTCGGTGCTCGACGGCGCGGCGACGATGCACGGCTGCGAGGTCGACGTGACCCCGGAGGGGGAGGCACCGGGCGCCGAGAGCGACCCCGTCGTCGTCGACGTGGTCGAGACGATCGCGGGGCGGACCGGCGGCGTCGACTCGGTGGTCCGGAACGACGACCTCGGCGGGAGCGAGGACGCGACCGTCCTGATGAACCGCGTCCAGGAGCGGGGCGGCCGGGCCGCGTACGTCGGTGTCGGCACCGACCACCCCGGCGGCCACCACACCGCCACCTTCGACGTGGACGAGGACTCGCTGGCCGTCGGCGTCGACGTGCTGTCCGAGACGGTCCGGGCGCTGGCGCGCGACCGTCCCTGA
- a CDS encoding AI-2E family transporter, whose product MALTRRQQVLGGLFVGTAALTLAILSRVLGTVFFAITVAYVLYPVRRELVTRGVHRRIAAAAATAVGFLFVLAVLTPIVYALYNRQQLLLGFLREIPSELTVPVFGMEFVIDVSDVFAQARDVVSDIAIDFASTTPVLALKGFLFAFLVYGLLLRPGSVRRASLRLVPGEYHDVILSLHRCVRDTLYALYVLQAATALGTFVVAYAVFTILGYDAVFSLALFSGLLQFIPVIGPSLLIVALALTEVLAGEITAALLVASTGLVLIGFLPDALIRPRLASLTTGMPASLYFVGFTGGTLSLGVVGVIAGPLVVALLVEVVELITDERTSVQQTFDGAALDPDADPDDDRSGRLTGSLADGDSAADAADEPATDGAAGEDSPGDGAVGDDPRADGADD is encoded by the coding sequence ATGGCGCTGACACGGCGACAGCAGGTGCTCGGCGGGCTGTTCGTCGGGACGGCGGCGCTGACGCTGGCGATCCTCTCGCGGGTGCTCGGGACGGTCTTCTTCGCCATCACCGTCGCGTACGTGCTCTATCCCGTCCGCCGCGAACTCGTCACACGGGGCGTCCACCGGCGCATCGCCGCCGCGGCGGCGACGGCGGTCGGCTTTCTGTTCGTCCTGGCGGTCCTCACGCCCATCGTCTACGCGCTCTACAACCGCCAGCAGCTGCTGCTGGGGTTCCTGCGGGAGATCCCGAGCGAACTCACCGTCCCCGTCTTCGGGATGGAGTTCGTGATCGACGTCAGCGACGTGTTCGCGCAGGCGCGGGACGTCGTGAGCGACATCGCGATCGACTTCGCGAGCACGACCCCGGTCCTGGCGCTCAAGGGGTTCCTGTTCGCCTTCCTGGTCTACGGACTGTTGCTCCGACCGGGGAGCGTCCGCCGGGCGTCGCTGCGGCTGGTCCCCGGCGAGTACCACGACGTGATACTGTCGCTGCACCGCTGCGTCCGGGACACGCTGTACGCGCTGTACGTGCTCCAGGCCGCGACGGCGCTGGGCACGTTCGTCGTCGCCTACGCCGTCTTCACGATCCTTGGCTACGACGCGGTGTTCTCGCTCGCGCTCTTCTCCGGGCTCCTGCAGTTCATCCCCGTCATCGGCCCGAGCCTGCTGATCGTCGCGCTCGCCCTGACGGAGGTGCTGGCCGGCGAGATCACCGCCGCACTGCTGGTGGCGAGCACGGGGCTGGTCCTGATCGGGTTCCTGCCGGACGCGCTCATCCGCCCGCGGCTGGCCTCGCTGACGACCGGGATGCCCGCCAGCCTCTACTTCGTCGGGTTCACCGGCGGCACCCTCAGCCTGGGCGTCGTCGGCGTCATCGCCGGCCCGCTGGTCGTCGCGCTGCTCGTCGAGGTGGTCGAACTCATCACCGACGAGCGCACGAGCGTCCAGCAGACCTTCGACGGGGCCGCGCTCGACCCCGACGCCGACCCGGACGACGACCGGTCCGGGCGACTGACCGGTTCCCTGGCCGACGGTGACTCCGCGGCGGACGCCGCGGACGAGCCCGCGACCGACGGCGCCGCGGGCGAGGACTCGCCCGGCGACGGCGCCGTCGGCGACGACCCGAGGGCCGACGGCGCCGACGACTGA
- a CDS encoding type II toxin-antitoxin system VapC family toxin, whose amino-acid sequence MYCLDANVWIYFLDADLDEHEAVRDDVAEVLRSRPLFTTTVLQMEVVHYLTNQLADSERHVERVLSIEDSTVAELRPADVKRGAELLAEYDQSGIGGRDAPVLAAMERHGVERLWTHDEALERMDDRLDWLTVTDPVE is encoded by the coding sequence ATGTACTGTCTCGACGCGAACGTCTGGATCTACTTCCTCGACGCCGACCTCGACGAACACGAGGCCGTCCGCGACGACGTGGCCGAGGTACTCCGCTCTCGGCCGCTGTTCACGACGACGGTCCTCCAGATGGAGGTCGTCCACTACTTGACGAACCAACTGGCCGACAGCGAGCGCCACGTCGAACGGGTGTTATCGATCGAGGACTCGACCGTCGCGGAGCTACGACCCGCCGACGTGAAGCGGGGGGCGGAGCTGCTCGCCGAGTACGACCAGTCCGGGATCGGCGGCCGGGACGCGCCGGTACTGGCCGCGATGGAGCGACACGGCGTCGAGCGACTCTGGACACACGACGAGGCGCTCGAGCGGATGGACGACCGCCTCGACTGGCTGACGGTCACGGACCCCGTCGAGTAG
- a CDS encoding sulfurtransferase, with product MSEIVVPADWVADRLDEVRIVDVRDAWEFDGIGHVPGAVNIPFDSFRADDHAADGDAAGDSSGGDQGMLPGADAFAELMSEAGIEKGDRVVAYDDTHGVFAARFLVTAELYGHDPERLHLLDGDFSAWRLAHETTSEAADFERSEYAVDPPAETPLVDIDEVAAATDDPDTVVVDTREDWEFEEGHIPGAVRLDWRELVDDETRGLRPRGEIESILDERGIGPDRRVLLYCNTARRISHTYTVLRHLGYPDLAFYEGSLTEWEAAGRELETGA from the coding sequence ATGAGCGAGATCGTCGTCCCGGCCGACTGGGTGGCCGACCGACTCGACGAGGTCCGGATCGTCGACGTGCGCGACGCCTGGGAGTTCGACGGCATCGGCCACGTCCCCGGGGCGGTCAACATCCCGTTCGACTCGTTCCGCGCGGACGACCACGCCGCCGACGGCGACGCCGCCGGGGACAGTTCGGGCGGCGACCAGGGGATGCTCCCCGGCGCCGACGCCTTCGCCGAACTCATGTCCGAGGCGGGGATCGAGAAGGGCGACCGGGTCGTCGCCTACGACGACACCCACGGCGTCTTCGCCGCCCGGTTCCTCGTGACCGCCGAGCTGTACGGCCACGACCCCGAGCGGCTCCACCTGCTCGACGGCGACTTCTCCGCCTGGCGGCTCGCCCACGAGACGACGAGCGAGGCCGCGGACTTCGAACGCTCCGAGTACGCCGTCGACCCGCCCGCGGAGACGCCGCTCGTGGACATCGACGAGGTCGCGGCGGCCACCGACGACCCCGACACCGTCGTCGTCGACACCCGCGAGGACTGGGAGTTCGAGGAGGGCCACATCCCCGGCGCGGTCCGGCTGGACTGGCGCGAACTCGTCGACGACGAGACGCGCGGGCTCAGGCCCCGCGGGGAGATCGAGTCGATCCTCGACGAGCGGGGGATCGGCCCCGACAGGCGGGTCCTGCTGTACTGCAACACCGCCCGGCGGATCAGCCACACCTACACCGTCCTCCGTCACCTGGGCTACCCCGACCTGGCGTTCTACGAGGGGAGCCTCACCGAGTGGGAGGCCGCCGGGCGCGAACTGGAGACCGGCGCGTAG
- a CDS encoding DUF5787 family protein: protein MSGADDGVTGQSEFVFELAVCQWAEREWPPAGSATGAGDGDGRPTIVARQIGTKRRRWDTVVVECDPEGLARRANFGLDELDSDLLHVVRNAPAEWAWYRDALPDPGYPWRYVREAVHEAADRGLVERRRRSNSRIEIRRKWTYPDWVERVVAIENKPDLDASAARELGPQLERDVALALADEVWVATTETGETVEPALVEDVPVEAGVLTVDAAGEAAVSWHPRTLAVDDPGTRILERPPGGDRDASAARFEYADPEWKADKRLELAERAYGRGWRAYADTMRPDCRHFRLTDAGAGFLPRCAAKECHPTAGECSGSCPEFEPEPPAWRSNGWPVSGGPGKGIKRLLERQRRRQRPGLDEEP, encoded by the coding sequence GTGAGTGGGGCCGACGACGGTGTGACCGGCCAGTCCGAGTTCGTCTTCGAGCTGGCGGTCTGTCAGTGGGCCGAGCGGGAGTGGCCGCCCGCCGGGAGCGCAACCGGGGCCGGGGACGGCGACGGCCGACCGACGATCGTCGCCCGGCAGATCGGAACGAAACGGCGCCGCTGGGACACCGTCGTCGTCGAGTGCGACCCGGAGGGGCTGGCCCGGCGGGCGAACTTCGGGCTCGACGAACTCGACTCGGATCTGTTGCACGTCGTGCGTAACGCCCCCGCGGAGTGGGCCTGGTACCGCGACGCCCTGCCGGATCCCGGGTATCCGTGGCGGTACGTCCGGGAGGCGGTCCACGAGGCGGCCGACCGGGGGCTGGTCGAGCGTCGCCGCCGGTCGAACAGCCGGATCGAGATCCGCCGCAAGTGGACTTACCCCGACTGGGTCGAGCGAGTCGTCGCGATCGAGAACAAGCCGGACCTCGACGCCAGCGCCGCCCGCGAACTCGGGCCGCAACTCGAACGCGACGTGGCGCTCGCGCTCGCCGACGAGGTGTGGGTCGCCACGACCGAGACGGGCGAGACCGTCGAGCCGGCGCTGGTCGAGGACGTGCCCGTCGAGGCCGGCGTCCTCACGGTCGACGCGGCGGGCGAGGCCGCGGTGTCCTGGCACCCCCGGACGCTGGCCGTCGACGACCCCGGCACCAGAATTCTCGAACGACCGCCGGGTGGCGACCGCGACGCCTCGGCCGCCCGCTTCGAGTACGCCGACCCCGAGTGGAAGGCCGACAAGCGGCTCGAACTCGCCGAGCGGGCATACGGCCGCGGCTGGCGCGCCTACGCCGACACGATGCGCCCCGACTGCCGGCACTTCCGGCTGACCGACGCCGGGGCGGGCTTCCTGCCCCGCTGTGCCGCGAAGGAGTGTCACCCGACCGCCGGCGAGTGCTCGGGATCTTGCCCCGAGTTCGAACCGGAACCGCCGGCGTGGCGCTCGAACGGCTGGCCCGTCTCGGGCGGCCCCGGCAAGGGGATCAAGCGGCTGCTGGAACGACAGCGGCGGCGCCAGCGACCGGGGCTGGACGAGGAACCGTAG
- a CDS encoding DUF4234 domain-containing protein: MSTQIVDRSEFEKGSLGKQVALAVVTLGLYMVYWMYSTARQLDRGTDASLSPILAIVPFYGQWKVADAAEAVTDQSGVLLFVLFLFLGPAAWYLIQTGINDAAAGA; the protein is encoded by the coding sequence ATGTCGACACAGATCGTAGACAGGTCCGAATTCGAGAAGGGGTCGCTCGGCAAGCAAGTGGCACTGGCGGTCGTCACGCTGGGGCTGTACATGGTCTACTGGATGTACAGCACGGCCAGACAGCTAGACCGGGGGACGGACGCGAGCCTCTCGCCGATCCTCGCGATCGTCCCCTTCTACGGCCAGTGGAAGGTCGCCGACGCGGCCGAGGCGGTGACAGACCAGAGCGGCGTCCTGCTGTTCGTCCTGTTCCTGTTTCTCGGTCCGGCGGCCTGGTACCTGATCCAGACGGGTATCAACGACGCCGCGGCGGGCGCCTGA
- a CDS encoding type IV pilin, which translates to MTGIDSSRAVSPVIGVILMVAITVLLAATAATFFMGFEGELSGTPTVAIEGEFAVDSGGHELAVEFTGGDVLARENVAIHVASAGCRGVGSVTDRYDLAELGVSGSTVAAGSQAQVTVGTVCPPAASRLDLSRTEVTVSWVDPGGDGTVLYRWRGPAA; encoded by the coding sequence ATGACAGGGATCGACTCGTCGAGAGCTGTTTCGCCGGTCATCGGGGTCATCCTGATGGTCGCGATCACCGTGTTGCTGGCGGCGACGGCGGCGACGTTCTTCATGGGGTTCGAAGGGGAGCTGTCGGGGACGCCGACCGTCGCGATCGAGGGGGAGTTCGCCGTCGACAGCGGCGGCCACGAGCTCGCCGTCGAGTTCACCGGCGGCGACGTGCTGGCGCGGGAGAACGTGGCGATCCACGTCGCCAGTGCGGGCTGTCGCGGCGTCGGGTCGGTCACCGACCGCTACGACCTGGCGGAGCTGGGCGTCTCCGGGTCGACCGTCGCCGCCGGTTCGCAGGCGCAGGTCACCGTCGGGACGGTCTGCCCGCCGGCCGCGAGCCGGCTCGACCTCTCGCGGACGGAGGTGACCGTCTCGTGGGTCGATCCGGGCGGCGACGGGACCGTCCTCTACCGCTGGCGCGGGCCCGCGGCCTGA
- a CDS encoding DUF5783 family protein, with the protein MTAFDPEKFEDKYVHYMDELQTAYRNAYQQLHGRYDSTLLKAIDRRVLDGSEPFYEGDGEFRVELPANPRERAGDVPVDDETFDAVLDEFVDRIEFELRRIFGFEDD; encoded by the coding sequence ATGACGGCCTTCGACCCGGAGAAGTTCGAGGACAAGTACGTCCACTACATGGACGAGCTACAGACCGCCTACAGGAACGCCTACCAGCAGCTCCACGGCCGGTACGACTCGACGCTCCTCAAGGCGATCGACCGCCGGGTCCTCGACGGGAGCGAGCCGTTCTACGAAGGTGACGGCGAGTTCCGGGTCGAACTCCCGGCCAACCCGCGCGAACGGGCGGGAGACGTGCCCGTCGACGACGAGACGTTCGACGCCGTTCTCGACGAGTTCGTCGACCGCATCGAGTTCGAGCTACGGCGGATCTTCGGGTTCGAGGACGACTGA
- a CDS encoding AbrB/MazE/SpoVT family DNA-binding domain-containing protein — MGTSEDRRVDEKGRVTIPQSIREALQIDPGEEVAVELEGDRIVIRSRISRERLVERLEGCVNGETRAEDADRIDPEDLKAEWTSDLPN, encoded by the coding sequence ATGGGGACGAGCGAGGACCGACGCGTCGACGAGAAGGGGCGAGTCACGATCCCGCAGTCCATCAGGGAGGCGTTGCAGATCGACCCGGGGGAGGAGGTCGCCGTGGAGCTGGAGGGCGACCGGATCGTCATCCGCAGTCGGATCTCGCGGGAGCGGTTGGTCGAGCGACTGGAGGGATGCGTCAACGGGGAAACGAGAGCCGAGGACGCCGACCGGATCGACCCCGAAGATCTGAAAGCCGAGTGGACGAGCGACCTGCCGAACTGA
- a CDS encoding bis(5'-nucleosyl)-tetraphosphatase encodes MIEATSAGAILFRDTRGRREYLLLKSRPGDWEFPKGGVEGDEELQQTAIREVKEEAGIGDFRLLDGFREDYDYVFEANGNTIHKTVHLFIARSFEASAELSHEHRDLQWRDYEQAINTVTQDGPREILEEAHEFLDEKLDEDEDDEE; translated from the coding sequence ATGATAGAGGCCACGAGCGCGGGAGCCATCCTCTTTCGCGACACGCGTGGCCGGCGGGAGTACCTCCTCCTGAAGAGTCGCCCGGGCGACTGGGAGTTCCCGAAAGGGGGCGTCGAGGGCGACGAGGAGCTCCAGCAGACCGCCATCCGCGAAGTGAAAGAGGAGGCCGGGATCGGCGACTTCCGGCTCTTGGACGGCTTCCGAGAGGACTACGACTACGTGTTCGAAGCCAACGGCAACACCATCCACAAGACCGTACACCTGTTCATCGCCCGGTCGTTCGAGGCGTCGGCGGAGCTGTCCCACGAGCACCGCGACCTGCAGTGGCGCGACTACGAACAGGCCATCAACACCGTCACCCAGGACGGCCCCCGCGAGATCTTAGAGGAGGCCCACGAGTTCCTCGACGAGAAACTCGACGAGGACGAGGACGACGAGGAGTAG
- a CDS encoding DUF2391 family protein, which yields MARDPRYRLADTAQQVVGGFLLAGPFVVTEEVWTLAKQMSWFHTAVTVAIVFAIGYGALYEADDDRDPDREAEVAGVPVRFVSLMAVSFGSVAVLALTLTAPTTFLTDPDLTTTERAGITVRAVSVGAIFSVVGAATADSVF from the coding sequence ATGGCACGGGACCCGCGGTACAGGCTCGCGGACACCGCCCAGCAGGTCGTCGGCGGGTTCCTGCTCGCGGGGCCGTTCGTCGTCACCGAGGAGGTGTGGACGCTCGCGAAGCAGATGAGCTGGTTCCACACCGCCGTCACGGTGGCCATCGTCTTCGCCATCGGTTACGGCGCCCTCTACGAGGCCGACGACGACCGCGACCCCGACCGCGAGGCCGAGGTAGCCGGGGTCCCCGTCCGGTTCGTCTCCCTGATGGCCGTCTCCTTCGGCTCGGTCGCCGTCCTCGCGCTCACGCTGACCGCGCCGACCACGTTCCTCACCGACCCCGACCTCACGACGACCGAGCGCGCCGGGATCACGGTCCGCGCCGTCAGCGTCGGCGCCATCTTCAGCGTCGTCGGCGCCGCCACCGCCGACAGCGTGTTCTGA
- a CDS encoding geranylgeranyl reductase family protein, which translates to MTTREYDVVVVGAGTAGCYAAATVAREGYDVALLERKPEEEGGHIACGDALKGASSFPDAIPKSQIEPAMTNTGVDHGRFEIPQEDTVLEIPVPGELAVIDRWEYGKAVIEGARDAGAEIHFDTLVKDVRQADDGTVTGVRAMRKGDPVDYEAEMVIDGAGALSILQDNVDFDGTTFDTNVSYSQFCSAYREIVTVDEPVEWDDALVFKPTERAAGYLWYFPRTDTEINAGLGFQMNEEPMHLVEDLKRDLRNREEFQGATVEDKLGAALPTRRPYDSAVAPGFLAAGDAAGLVNPTTGGGIGGAAYSGQYAGEQAVAAIEDGDVGEDRLWEYNKRVMDHFGARFATLDVYNIFVTAYDIDDLMGMLAALPAEKIAEGLYAGETDIGLWLKLKTAVKSVGHWGTIYDLYETKQLAERVLDHYEDYPDSREGFADWQIRRDEILDDVYETTGADPKY; encoded by the coding sequence ATGACTACACGCGAGTACGATGTCGTCGTCGTCGGGGCGGGGACCGCCGGCTGTTACGCCGCGGCGACCGTCGCCCGCGAGGGCTACGACGTCGCGCTCCTGGAGCGCAAGCCCGAGGAGGAGGGGGGCCACATCGCCTGCGGCGACGCCCTCAAGGGCGCGAGTTCCTTCCCCGACGCGATCCCGAAGTCGCAGATCGAACCCGCGATGACCAACACCGGCGTCGACCACGGCCGCTTCGAGATCCCCCAGGAGGACACCGTCCTGGAGATCCCCGTCCCCGGGGAACTCGCCGTCATCGACCGCTGGGAGTACGGCAAGGCCGTCATCGAGGGGGCCCGCGACGCCGGCGCCGAGATCCACTTCGACACGCTCGTCAAGGACGTGCGTCAGGCCGACGACGGGACGGTCACCGGCGTCCGCGCGATGCGGAAGGGTGACCCCGTCGACTACGAGGCGGAGATGGTCATCGACGGCGCGGGCGCGCTGTCGATCCTCCAGGACAACGTCGACTTCGACGGGACGACCTTCGACACGAACGTCAGCTACAGCCAGTTCTGCTCGGCCTACCGGGAGATCGTGACGGTCGACGAGCCCGTCGAGTGGGACGACGCCCTCGTCTTCAAGCCGACCGAGCGGGCGGCGGGCTACCTGTGGTACTTCCCGCGGACCGACACCGAGATCAACGCCGGGCTGGGCTTCCAGATGAACGAGGAGCCGATGCACCTCGTCGAGGACCTCAAGCGCGATCTCAGGAACCGCGAGGAGTTCCAGGGCGCGACCGTCGAGGACAAGCTCGGCGCCGCCTTGCCGACGCGGCGGCCCTACGACTCGGCGGTCGCGCCGGGCTTTCTCGCGGCCGGCGACGCGGCGGGCCTCGTGAACCCGACGACCGGCGGCGGCATCGGCGGCGCCGCCTACTCCGGGCAGTACGCCGGCGAGCAGGCGGTCGCGGCCATCGAGGACGGCGACGTGGGGGAGGACCGCCTCTGGGAGTACAACAAGCGGGTGATGGACCACTTCGGCGCCCGCTTCGCCACGCTGGACGTGTACAACATCTTCGTGACGGCCTACGACATCGACGACCTGATGGGGATGCTGGCGGCGCTGCCCGCCGAGAAGATCGCCGAGGGGCTCTACGCCGGCGAGACCGACATCGGCCTCTGGCTCAAGCTCAAGACCGCGGTCAAGTCGGTCGGCCACTGGGGCACCATCTACGACCTCTACGAGACGAAACAGCTGGCCGAGCGCGTGCTCGACCACTACGAGGACTACCCCGACAGCCGCGAGGGCTTCGCAGACTGGCAGATCCGCCGCGACGAGATCCTCGACGACGTCTACGAGACCACCGGCGCCGATCCGAAGTACTGA
- a CDS encoding sulfurtransferase, translating into MSEYAKDVLVSADWVEDHLEEFQSDDDDYRLVEVDVDTELYDESHAPGAVGWNWETDLQDQVERDILDKEDFEALLGSAGISEDTTVVLYGDNANWFAAYTYWQFKYYGHDDVKLLDGGRDYWVENDYPLTDEEPDFSEVEYNASGPRESIRAYRDDVENAVEKGLPLVDVRSPEEFSGEVLAPPGLQETAQRGGHIPGAENISWAAVTNDDGTFKDAEEIEELYAEEGIDGDETTVAYCRIGERSSVAWFALHELLGYDDAINYDGSWTEWGNLVGAPIEKGE; encoded by the coding sequence ATGAGCGAATACGCGAAAGACGTACTCGTCTCGGCGGACTGGGTCGAAGACCATCTGGAGGAGTTCCAGAGCGACGACGACGACTATCGGCTGGTCGAGGTCGACGTGGACACGGAGCTGTACGACGAGAGCCACGCGCCGGGCGCGGTCGGCTGGAACTGGGAGACGGACCTCCAGGATCAGGTCGAGCGCGACATCCTCGACAAGGAGGACTTCGAGGCGCTGCTCGGTTCGGCGGGCATCAGCGAGGACACGACGGTCGTCCTCTACGGTGACAACGCCAACTGGTTCGCGGCCTACACCTACTGGCAGTTCAAGTACTACGGCCACGACGACGTGAAGCTGCTCGACGGCGGCCGCGACTACTGGGTCGAGAACGACTACCCGCTCACCGACGAGGAGCCCGACTTCTCGGAGGTCGAGTACAACGCCTCCGGCCCGCGCGAGTCCATCCGCGCCTACCGCGACGACGTGGAGAACGCCGTCGAGAAGGGCCTGCCGCTGGTCGACGTGCGCTCGCCCGAGGAGTTCTCCGGCGAGGTCCTCGCGCCGCCGGGACTCCAGGAGACCGCCCAGCGCGGCGGCCACATCCCGGGCGCCGAGAACATCTCGTGGGCCGCCGTCACGAACGACGACGGCACCTTCAAGGACGCCGAGGAGATCGAGGAGCTCTACGCCGAGGAAGGCATCGACGGCGACGAGACGACCGTCGCCTACTGCCGCATCGGCGAGCGTTCCTCCGTCGCGTGGTTCGCCCTGCACGAGCTGCTGGGCTACGACGACGCCATCAACTACGACGGCTCCTGGACGGAGTGGGGCAACCTCGTGGGCGCCCCCATCGAGAAGGGCGAGTAA
- a CDS encoding uS10/mL48 family ribosomal protein produces the protein MPFVTKLTFTSGDRRLLDDVVDGVKAAAERKGVELKGPHPQPPTDHRVPQSKRLAADGGEFEPWQYTAYTRTVEIHGHDEFARSVAGDDYPDRIHVEAEIEQVR, from the coding sequence ATGCCCTTCGTCACGAAGCTCACGTTCACGAGCGGGGACCGCCGGCTCCTCGACGACGTCGTCGACGGGGTCAAGGCCGCCGCCGAGCGCAAGGGCGTGGAGCTGAAAGGGCCCCATCCCCAGCCGCCGACCGACCACCGCGTCCCGCAGTCCAAGCGGCTGGCCGCCGACGGCGGCGAGTTCGAGCCCTGGCAGTACACCGCCTACACCCGGACCGTCGAGATCCACGGCCACGACGAGTTCGCCCGCTCGGTCGCCGGCGACGACTACCCCGACCGCATCCACGTCGAAGCCGAGATCGAACAGGTCCGATGA
- a CDS encoding class I SAM-dependent methyltransferase has translation MSVSEEFDEWARDGRDEGMEERHWHTAKHALTRMPVEDGDTVLDLGSGSGYAGRALRETKDAARTYGIDASPEMARNARAYTDDRRSGFLNGDFEHLPFADDSIDHCWSMEAFFYARDPDAVLAELRRVLRPGGTFYCAVNYWEESVHTHRWDDLVDVPMVRWTEAEYRDHFREAGLHVAAQDRIPDTETEIPPAEAFPTEDFERREAMVERYREHGTLLTVGVVP, from the coding sequence ATGAGCGTCAGCGAGGAGTTCGACGAGTGGGCCCGCGACGGCCGCGACGAGGGCATGGAGGAACGCCACTGGCACACGGCCAAACACGCCCTGACGCGGATGCCCGTCGAGGACGGCGACACCGTGCTGGACCTGGGCAGCGGGAGCGGCTACGCCGGTCGGGCGCTGCGGGAGACCAAGGACGCGGCGCGCACCTACGGGATCGACGCCTCGCCCGAGATGGCCCGCAACGCCCGCGCGTACACCGACGACCGCCGCTCGGGGTTCCTCAACGGCGACTTCGAGCACTTGCCGTTCGCGGACGACAGCATCGACCACTGCTGGTCGATGGAGGCGTTCTTCTACGCCCGCGACCCCGACGCCGTACTGGCGGAACTGCGGCGGGTTCTCCGCCCGGGCGGCACGTTCTACTGCGCGGTCAACTACTGGGAGGAGAGCGTCCACACGCACAGGTGGGACGACCTGGTGGACGTGCCGATGGTCCGCTGGACGGAGGCCGAGTACCGCGACCACTTCCGCGAGGCGGGGCTGCACGTCGCCGCACAGGACCGCATCCCCGACACCGAGACGGAGATCCCCCCGGCCGAGGCGTTCCCGACCGAGGACTTCGAGCGGCGGGAGGCGATGGTCGAGCGCTACCGCGAGCACGGCACCCTGCTGACCGTCGGCGTGGTGCCGTAG